A segment of the Hallerella succinigenes genome:
TGCTACGACAGAATTTGCCCCGATGATGGCGCCGTCTCCGATGTGGACGCCTGGGAGAATCGTCACATTCTGCCCGATCCATACGTCGTTACCGATGACGGCATCGCCTTTGAGCGGAAGGTCGCTCTGGGTCGGGGCGGGCTGCTCCCATGTGCCGAAGATGTAGAACGGGTAAGTGGTGGCTGCGTTCATCTGGTGGTTAGCCCCGTTCATCACGAATTCCACGCCGGCGGCAATCTGGCAGAACTTGCCGATGATGAGCTTGTCGCCGATAAAGTCGTAATGGTGGGTGACGTGCCGCTCAAAGTCCTTGTCGGCAAAGTAGGTGAAATCGCCCACAATGATGTTTTTGTTTTTGACATCGGGCTTGACGAAGGTCAAAGCCTCCACGTTGGCGATAGGCTGGATGACGTTTGGGTCGGGAGTCTTTGCTGGTATGGAAGGAATATAGATTAATTTTCGAATTTTATGTTAGCAGCGCCTTGATGTAGGCCTGCACCTGCTTGACGGAGAGAGGGGGTGCTGTCTTCCCTCGGCTTATAAAGAATCTCTATAAGATTCATCTTGGAAACACATATGTCGAAGTGCCTGGAGACGATGCTTAGTAACCATTTCAACCGTCTACTGATGCAACCAAATGGAATGATAAATACAGTTCTTCGTTGAACAAAAAAAGAAAATTTTCATACAAGTTAAAAATTTTTACTATATTTAAGGTAACGATTTAGGGTGATGGAAACATCCCTAGACACTACTTAAGAACTCTGACTAAAATAACTCTTCAGTTTCCACAAATTATTTTTAAATAATTGGAGAGTTCTTTATGCTAAAAGTCATAATTAACATCATTCAAATTATCTGCGACATACTCGTGATAATTCTTTAACCTAATTGGGGTACGGATTCAACCGTACCTCTTTTAGTTTTACCTCCGCTTATAAAGAGCCCCTATAAGATTCTAAAGTAATCGTAGATTTCCGTAAGCGTCGCCACGGTACTTCTCGGGCTCTTCGAAGCGCTTCCCTGATCGATTGCAATCGCAGGCGAAAGTCCGCGGATAAAGTCCACCGATCCGCGATCCGGACGTCCGAGGAAACGGCGCGCATACGTGCTGAGCGTTTCCACAAATCGGCGCTGTCCTTCCGCAAAAAGCGTGTGGAAAGCAAGGCTCGATTTTCCAGAACCGGAAACACCCGAAATCACCGTCAACTGATGACGCGGAATCGTCACGCTAAAGTTTTTCAAATTGTGCTTCCGCGCGCCGACGATCTGAATATCCAAGCAGTCCGCCACTTCTTTTTTACGAGCGATGGACTTCGCTTCTTCTGTTTTCGGTGAAAGGACTTTCGCAAGGAATTTCCCCGTCAAAGACTTCGGATTTTTCGCTACTTCTTCGGGGGAACCTGTTGCGATAATTTCACCGCCGTTCACGCCCGCATCCGGGCCAAGGTCAATAATCCAGTCCGCGCATTTGATCACGTCCATATTGTGTTCGATGATCACCATGCTGTTGCGTTTTACCTCCGCTTATAAAGAGCCCCTATAAGATAAAGGAGTTTTGAAAGTTTTTTTAAAAATTTTGAAAAGTACTTGACAATGTTTTTTTTGTTTACATTCCTTTATGCGAGGCATTCTCGTTCAAATAACAAAAGGAGTAACTATGGATTTTACTTGTAAGAAATGTGGAATCGGAAATTATACATCTCTTTCCAGTTTGGTGAATTGCTCTTGCCCTAAAGGCGGCAATCATGAACCTTATGAAGGTCGCGATTGCGGTAACAACTGGACTTGTAAGAAATGTGGAATCGGAAATTATACATCTCTTTCCAGTTTGGTGAATTGCTCTTGCCCTAAAGGTGGCTATCATGAACCTTATGAAGGTCGCGATTGCGGTAACAACTGGACTTGTAAGAAATGCGGAATCGGAAATTATACATCTCTTTCCAGTTTGGTGAATTGCTCTTGTCCTAAAGGTGGCGATCACGAACCGTTTTAACAGGGACTTGACATTATGTTTTCCATCGCTAATGTTTCCGAGTTGTTCAAGGATGCACAATATGTGAATTTTTATCCGTTCGTGGGTGAAAATTATTTTTCTGCGCCACATAAAATCCTTGTCTTGGGCGAGTCTCATTATGGCCCGAAAACGATAAATTCGAATCATGATTTTACGAATTGGATTGTCGGTGAAGATTACCTTTTGCCTAAAATAGATGGCAAGGGCTTTCCAGGTTATACACGGTGTTTTGATAACACTGCGCGTGTTCTTGCGGAATGTTGTAACAGTGACTCTTACAAGGTGTATCGCGAGATTGCTTTCTATAACTATTTCCAGGAAACAGTCGGCGAAGGCCACCATCGTTCTAAGGCTTTTCTGACTTCAGAATTGGTTGAAAAATCAAGAAAGGCTTTAGGCGAAGTTTTGGAAACTCTAAAGCCAGATTTGGTTGTTGGCTGGGGATATAGTAGACTGGAATGGGAATGGCTCCCTCACGACCGTAAACAAATTTGGCAGGTTCCAGGGAAATTGCACTTGTTTACGATTGATGAATATTTGCCAGTACCATTTTGGTGCATGAAACATCCGTCAAACTTTTTCCCCGTTGGCTTGCATCGGGAAC
Coding sequences within it:
- a CDS encoding CatB-related O-acetyltransferase — translated: MPSIPAKTPDPNVIQPIANVEALTFVKPDVKNKNIIVGDFTYFADKDFERHVTHHYDFIGDKLIIGKFCQIAAGVEFVMNGANHQMNAATTYPFYIFGTWEQPAPTQSDLPLKGDAVIGNDVWIGQNVTILPGVHIGDGAIIGANSVVASDVTPYTIVAGNPAKLIRKRFDDELIDIMLKFKWWDKSIEEINNLIPVLTCSDLKKVKAELKARLV